GCGACCACCTGCGGGGTGGAGGCGAGATTGAAGCCCGCCGTGATGATGCGGCCCAGCCCGCCGCCGCCCGCCAGCGCCGCGACGGTCGCGGTGGCCACGAGCTGGACGGCCGCGATCCGTACGCCGGTGAGGACCAGCGGCGTCGCGAGCGGGAGTTCGACCCGGAACAGGGTCTGGCTGCCCGTCATGCCCATCCCCCGCGCGGCACGTACGACGTCCCGGTCGACACCGCGCATGCCGACGTAGGCGTTCGTCAGCAGCGGCGGCACGGCGAACAGCACCAGCGCGACGATGGTGGGCCAGTCGCCCCATGTGCCGATCGGGCTGAGCAGCAGCAGGACGAGGACCGCGAAGGTCGGCACGGCCCGGCCCACGTTGGAGATGTTGACGGCGAGTGCGCCGCCCTTGCCGAGGTGGCCCAGGACGAGGGCGACGGGCAGCGCGATCGCGCAGCTGATCACCAGACACACCGAGGTGAGGTAGAGGTGCTGGCCGAGCCGGCGCCACACACCGTTCTGGCCCGACCAGTTGGCGGCGCTGGTCAGCCAGTCCCAGGTCTGTGCGAGCGTGTTCACGCGGCGGTCCGCCGCGCGGGTCGCATCCACGGCGTGAGCATCCGCTGGACGCCCAGCAGGACGAGGTCGGCGGCCACGGCGATGAGTACGCAGAGCACCGAGGCCGTGAGCACCTGGGCCTTGAAGTAGGTGTTCATCCCCGAGTAGATGAGGTTTCCCAGCCCGCCGAAACCGACGATCGCGCCGATGGTGACCAGCGAGACGGCGGACACGGTCGCGATCCGCAGCCCGGCCATCGCGGCGGGCAGGGCCAGCGGCAGTTCGACGGCGAGAAGCTGCCGCGTCGGGCCGTAGCCCATGCCGCGTGCGGCCTGCCGGGTCTCCGCGGGGACGGAGCGGAGCCCCGCGAGGACGTTGCGGACCAGGAGGGTGAGGGAGTACAGCACGAGCCCTGCGACGACCAGTGACGCGGACAGCCCGTACACCGGGAGCAGCAGCGAGAACATCGCCAGGGACGGGATCGTGTAGAGGATCGTCGTCACCCCGAGCACGGGACCGACGGCCCAGCGCCACCGCCGGGCCGCGACGGCCAGCGGCACGGCGAGGAGCAGCGCCAGCGCCACGGAGGCGAACGTCAGCTGGAGGTGCTGGAGAGTGGCGTCCCAGAGGATCTCGCGGCGGGTGGAGAGATAGGCGCCGCAGACCCACTCGTTGCGTGCGAGGCAGTCGTCGGGAGTGGCCGTCACCCGTCCATTGCAGCCCGGGGACCCGGCTCGCGCGCGCTGTGCACAGCTGTCCGAGTGCGCGGCGGTGCTGCCGGGACGGCCACCGGTCCGGAGCGTGGGACCCCGCCCGTCCTCCGGGCGGACGGCGCCGGGGCGCGGACGCACCGGACGCACTGCCCGGCGGCGTCCCCGGACGGCGGGGCCGGGGTGACGACGTCGCCGGAGACGCAGGAGGACCGGACCGCGGCCGGTGCCGAGGCCGGCCCGGCCCGGCCCGGCCTAGTGCCGCGTCAGGCAAGGTTTGCCCGACAAGGAGCGGCGTCGGGTGCGGTGGATCGCAAGGCGCCGGGTCGACCTCGTAGTGGGCCTACTCGGTTGACTCGGCAACGCCGCGAGTCGCCGTGCCGGGCGCCGCGACGGGGCGAACGTTGCCTGACGCGGCACTAGCTAGGGCGTGTTGCGAATGTAGCTCCGTCCGCCCGCAGGGCGGGGCCTGCGGCGTCTGGTGCATGGGGTCTCCCCCGGGCCCTACGGGCCGAGGGGGTGGGGACTCCCCCCGGACCCTCCGGCCGAGGGAGTGGGGACTCCCCCCAGGCCCTCCGGCCGAGGGAGTGGGGACTCCCCCCGAGCCCTCCGGCCGAGGGGGTGGGGTCTCCCCAGGCCCTCCGGGCCGAGGGGAAGATCGCAAGGCGGAGGATCACCCTCGTACCGGACGTACTCGGATGACTCCGACAACGCGGCGAGCGTGCGTGCCAGGCGTCGCGGGCCAGGAGGGACTTTCGCCACACGCCCTAGCCGGCCGACGCCTGGGCCGCGCGGTCACGGGTGGCGGACTCACCGCGGGCGGGACCGCGGGCCCGCCCGAGGGCCCGCGGTCCCGCCCGGCGCGTCAGATCTTCTCCTCCTGCGACCGTCCCACGCACAGGGCCCAGATGATCGCGATGTAGAGGGCGATCGCGACCAGGGACCACAGCGGGTAGTACGGCAGGGAGAGGAAGTTGACGACCAGCAGCACTCCCGCGAGGGCGATGCCGAGGATCCGCGCCCACAGAGCGCCCTTGAAGAGGGCGAATCCGGCCGCGATGGCTACGATCCCGAAGATCAGATGCAGCCAGCCCCATGCGGTGAGGTCGAATCGGAAGACGTAGCCGGGCGTCGCCACGAAGACGTCGTCGTTCGCGATGCCCATGATTCCGCGGAAGAAATCGAGGAATCCGGCGATGATCAGGACCACTCCCGCGAACATCGTCAGGCCTCCGGCCCAGGCGAAGTAGCTCTTGGAGTGTCCGGTGGTCGGTTGGGTCATGATGTCCCCTCGTCCTCAACTCAGGAGCTTGTCCTTGGCTCGCTGGAACTCCTCCTCGCTCAGGTCACCCTTGGCCTTGAGCTCGGAGAGCCGGGCAAGCTCGTCCCCCGGGCCGGCACCCTTGGCGGTCTGCCGGATGTACGCGTTGAAGGCTTCCTGCTGCTCCTGCGCGTGCGTGATCTCGCGCTTGCCCATGTCCTTGCCGCGGACGATCACGTAGACCAGCACGCCGAGGAACGGAATCAGCAGCATGAAGATCAACCAGGCCGCCTTGGCCCAGCCGCTCATCTCGTGGTCACGGAAGATGTCCACGAAGACACGGAAGAGCAGCACCAGCCACACGACCCAGAGGAAGATCCACATCACGGTCCAGAACGCGCCCAGAACCGGATAGTCGTAAGCGAGGTAGACCGTGTCGTCCATCTCCGTCCTCCTG
The genomic region above belongs to Streptomyces marianii and contains:
- a CDS encoding ABC transporter permease — its product is MNTLAQTWDWLTSAANWSGQNGVWRRLGQHLYLTSVCLVISCAIALPVALVLGHLGKGGALAVNISNVGRAVPTFAVLVLLLLSPIGTWGDWPTIVALVLFAVPPLLTNAYVGMRGVDRDVVRAARGMGMTGSQTLFRVELPLATPLVLTGVRIAAVQLVATATVAALAGGGGLGRIITAGFNLASTPQVVAGAVLVAALALVVEGVFVAVERSAPDWTGRRSS
- a CDS encoding ABC transporter permease translates to MTATPDDCLARNEWVCGAYLSTRREILWDATLQHLQLTFASVALALLLAVPLAVAARRWRWAVGPVLGVTTILYTIPSLAMFSLLLPVYGLSASLVVAGLVLYSLTLLVRNVLAGLRSVPAETRQAARGMGYGPTRQLLAVELPLALPAAMAGLRIATVSAVSLVTIGAIVGFGGLGNLIYSGMNTYFKAQVLTASVLCVLIAVAADLVLLGVQRMLTPWMRPARRTAA
- a CDS encoding DUF7144 family membrane protein — protein: MTQPTTGHSKSYFAWAGGLTMFAGVVLIIAGFLDFFRGIMGIANDDVFVATPGYVFRFDLTAWGWLHLIFGIVAIAAGFALFKGALWARILGIALAGVLLVVNFLSLPYYPLWSLVAIALYIAIIWALCVGRSQEEKI
- a CDS encoding SHOCT domain-containing protein, yielding MDDTVYLAYDYPVLGAFWTVMWIFLWVVWLVLLFRVFVDIFRDHEMSGWAKAAWLIFMLLIPFLGVLVYVIVRGKDMGKREITHAQEQQEAFNAYIRQTAKGAGPGDELARLSELKAKGDLSEEEFQRAKDKLLS